One genomic segment of Vibrio agarivorans includes these proteins:
- a CDS encoding dimethyl sulfoxide reductase anchor subunit has translation MGWHEWPLIFFTVFAQTAVGAFIVVAILNLVVDLKGETKAKLNRNLFFVWAFMALGFMASTAHLGSPMRAINALNQVGESWLSREILFGSAFFGLGGLYWLAELLNKGSEGLRKAMMVGTMVIGFVFMYAMTNVYLINTVPTWDTPFTSVNFALTLVLCGVILAQVLAAAAGFECPKFNNWAMAGGVLAVIAIVIATMAMVGDLNMIRSAIVSANELVPNMASIQNARFAMIFVGVAIWLISIRKNAMPMGVAGLALVMAAELIGRSVFFGLHMTAGM, from the coding sequence ATGGGATGGCATGAATGGCCGCTGATTTTCTTCACTGTGTTCGCTCAAACTGCGGTAGGTGCGTTCATTGTGGTCGCAATACTCAATTTGGTTGTTGACCTCAAGGGAGAAACAAAAGCGAAACTTAACCGAAATTTGTTCTTCGTCTGGGCGTTTATGGCGCTTGGCTTTATGGCGTCAACCGCGCACCTTGGTAGCCCGATGCGTGCGATTAACGCGCTAAACCAAGTTGGAGAGTCTTGGCTGTCTCGCGAGATCTTATTTGGCTCGGCATTCTTTGGTCTCGGCGGTCTTTACTGGCTAGCTGAGTTGTTAAACAAAGGCTCTGAAGGTCTACGTAAAGCGATGATGGTTGGCACCATGGTCATCGGTTTCGTATTCATGTATGCGATGACTAATGTGTACCTAATCAACACGGTGCCGACTTGGGATACGCCATTTACTAGCGTGAACTTTGCTCTGACTTTAGTGCTATGTGGTGTCATTTTGGCACAAGTATTAGCGGCAGCAGCGGGTTTTGAATGTCCTAAGTTTAATAACTGGGCGATGGCTGGTGGTGTACTGGCGGTTATCGCTATTGTTATTGCGACCATGGCAATGGTTGGTGATTTGAACATGATTCGTTCAGCTATCGTTTCTGCCAATGAGCTCGTTCCAAATATGGCTTCTATTCAGAATGCGCGTTTTGCGATGATCTTTGTTGGCGTAGCTATTTGGCTAATCTCTATTCGCAAAAATGCGATGCCAATGGGCGTTGCAGGCCTTGCGCTTGTGATGGCAGCAGAGTTGATTGGCCGTAGTGTATTCTTCGGATTGCACATGACAGCGGGTATGTAG
- a CDS encoding DMSO/selenate family reductase complex B subunit, whose amino-acid sequence MKQYGFYIDSSKCTGCKTCQLACKDFKDLGVDRSYRRVYEYAGGNWVEENGTYRQDVFAYYTSIACNHCDEPACAKVCPSGAMHKREDGFVIVDEKVCIGCKHCANACPYGAPQYSKERGHMTKCDGCFERVAEGFDPICVGSCPLRALEFGPIDELRAKYGTNADVAPLPSSTLTKPNIVIKPNRHARPTDDQTGHLANPKEV is encoded by the coding sequence ATGAAACAATACGGTTTTTATATTGATTCAAGCAAATGTACGGGTTGTAAAACGTGCCAACTTGCTTGTAAAGACTTTAAAGACTTAGGTGTCGATCGTAGTTACCGCCGTGTGTATGAATATGCGGGTGGCAACTGGGTTGAGGAAAACGGCACTTATCGTCAAGATGTGTTTGCTTATTACACATCGATTGCCTGTAACCACTGTGATGAGCCTGCTTGTGCCAAAGTGTGTCCATCAGGGGCAATGCATAAACGTGAAGATGGCTTCGTGATTGTTGATGAAAAGGTCTGCATCGGCTGTAAACACTGCGCAAATGCATGTCCCTATGGCGCACCGCAGTACAGCAAAGAGAGAGGCCACATGACCAAGTGTGACGGGTGTTTTGAACGCGTAGCAGAGGGTTTCGACCCAATCTGTGTCGGTTCTTGTCCACTGCGTGCGCTAGAGTTTGGTCCAATCGATGAGTTACGTGCCAAATACGGTACCAATGCGGATGTTGCGCCATTGCCTTCATCAACTCTGACAAAACCAAACATCGTGATTAAACCAAACCGTCATGCGCGTCCTACGGATGATCAGACGGGTCACCTAGCAAACCCTAAGGAGGTTTAA
- a CDS encoding EAL domain-containing protein, which produces MDLEITLPPGSVIEWKLLRQSMEVEYSMVDQTNHRFGPVELKKFLSRMSKRTRTRLLSLLKAPSTEHKSKGTLIFDMDVSRRAIVHVDVMSCNDTEVVGRACVKSIIPQQVDSEWILMSFLKDHRKGVVVTDSEMNILCVNDHLLGTFGTTESHIVGQHLSCLTNSRETKTAIERLCDSHNGEDGWGGVAEFVTHDGKSTTQDIDIKKLYWCTENLVYLIRLTEVSGRQFNLSHEKEEHWQTTLEMPNKQFLLEQVNQSECKDQVLLVACIQPDFFKSVRKEANRRLALALRQLTLAITMARLEDGVYCVVAKLCPDNFKDTHAVTKVLRKLRKDLKSNVHDLIYRDIVNGLWGVDIYGVDGHSIEQVVDRAYQTMKIHDRRKSPYSFFNPELIEIATKEQQQTSLVLEAVRLRKLDIAYQPIVDLMTGKIHRFEALCRFCDAGETFSVQSLIETAETLGVVHVLDKIVAEKALQGFTQIQQKFSGHQNISLNCSLVDSDEKLRIFDELCAVIQKFKPEHTNVTVEITESAYFDNSLMDSKEVIKARKNGIDIAVDDFGSGNSSFQYFNNLRFDCIKIDKSFISDIDTIRHKFLAVKMLTQLAHELNVKVVVEGVETVSELETVKSLSVDYVQGYIFSRPRPLDEILACDTLDSLIQNQVLNNGVIVMS; this is translated from the coding sequence ATGGATTTAGAAATCACCTTACCGCCAGGTTCTGTTATTGAATGGAAGTTACTTAGACAGAGTATGGAAGTTGAATACTCGATGGTAGACCAAACAAACCACCGGTTTGGCCCGGTAGAGTTGAAAAAATTTCTGTCACGAATGTCCAAGCGCACTCGTACTCGATTACTCTCTCTGCTTAAAGCGCCATCCACAGAACACAAAAGCAAAGGAACACTGATTTTTGATATGGACGTTTCGCGTAGAGCAATTGTTCACGTAGACGTGATGTCCTGCAATGACACAGAAGTTGTTGGTCGCGCTTGTGTAAAATCGATTATTCCGCAGCAGGTTGACTCTGAATGGATTTTGATGAGCTTTCTCAAAGACCACCGCAAAGGGGTCGTCGTTACTGACTCTGAAATGAATATATTGTGTGTTAATGATCATCTTCTTGGTACTTTTGGTACGACAGAAAGTCACATTGTTGGTCAGCATCTCTCATGTTTAACCAACAGTAGAGAAACTAAAACAGCCATAGAGCGCCTGTGTGATAGCCATAATGGTGAAGACGGGTGGGGAGGTGTTGCAGAATTCGTGACGCATGATGGGAAAAGCACAACACAAGATATCGACATCAAAAAGCTATACTGGTGTACCGAAAATTTGGTGTATTTAATTAGGCTGACTGAGGTGAGTGGCCGTCAGTTTAATTTAAGCCATGAAAAGGAAGAACACTGGCAAACAACATTAGAGATGCCAAACAAGCAATTTTTATTAGAACAGGTGAATCAGTCTGAATGCAAAGATCAAGTCTTACTGGTGGCCTGTATCCAACCCGATTTCTTTAAGTCTGTACGTAAAGAAGCCAATCGCCGCTTAGCACTTGCTCTAAGACAACTGACCTTAGCCATTACCATGGCACGACTCGAAGACGGCGTGTATTGTGTGGTGGCAAAGTTGTGTCCAGATAACTTTAAAGATACCCATGCAGTCACTAAAGTGCTCAGGAAGCTGCGCAAAGACTTAAAGTCAAACGTGCATGACCTGATCTATCGCGACATCGTAAATGGCTTATGGGGTGTCGATATTTATGGCGTCGATGGACACTCCATAGAACAAGTTGTCGATCGCGCTTACCAGACGATGAAGATACATGATCGCCGTAAAAGCCCTTACTCTTTTTTTAACCCAGAACTGATTGAAATTGCGACTAAAGAACAGCAGCAAACGTCACTGGTGCTTGAAGCTGTACGCTTGAGAAAACTCGACATAGCTTATCAACCGATTGTTGATTTAATGACAGGGAAAATACACCGCTTTGAGGCCCTTTGCCGTTTTTGTGACGCAGGTGAGACGTTCTCGGTACAAAGTCTAATTGAAACAGCAGAGACATTGGGTGTCGTACACGTATTAGACAAAATAGTGGCAGAAAAAGCGCTACAAGGGTTCACGCAAATTCAACAAAAGTTTTCTGGGCATCAAAACATCTCACTGAACTGCTCCTTAGTTGATTCAGATGAGAAGCTGCGAATCTTTGATGAGCTGTGCGCGGTGATTCAAAAATTTAAACCTGAACACACCAATGTAACTGTTGAAATTACAGAGTCCGCCTATTTTGATAACAGCCTAATGGACTCCAAAGAGGTGATTAAAGCGCGAAAAAATGGGATCGATATTGCTGTTGATGACTTTGGATCCGGCAACTCGTCTTTTCAGTACTTTAACAACCTGCGTTTTGATTGTATAAAAATCGACAAGAGCTTTATTTCAGACATTGATACTATTCGTCATAAATTTTTGGCCGTTAAAATGCTTACCCAGTTGGCGCACGAGCTCAATGTGAAAGTCGTCGTCGAAGGGGTAGAGACTGTATCTGAACTAGAGACGGTTAAGAGTTTAAGTGTGGATTATGTTCAGGGCTATATCTTTAGTAGACCACGGCCACTGGACGAGATTCTGGCCTGTGACACACTCGATAGTCTGATCCAAAATCAAGTGCTTAACAACGGTGTTATCGTGATGTCATAA
- a CDS encoding 4Fe-4S binding protein, producing MSEKESRYYKAYMEQNTVSRRGLFRALTSGAKRSINESPNKTHIPGIGDIEHVERKVARPPKAVDEVLFQQVCNGCGECATACPEQVIVLEHDLAQLNFDYGYCSQCGNCSSVCPTGALHGIQTDVQMRPMFRTSCQNAIVGDCQLCQQLCPTRAVTIENFELPTFDSSKCDGCGRCGQGCPFSAIEMQFAANTPI from the coding sequence ATGTCTGAAAAAGAGTCTCGCTATTATAAGGCTTACATGGAGCAAAACACGGTCAGTCGCCGTGGTTTGTTCCGTGCGTTGACGTCGGGAGCAAAGCGTTCAATCAACGAATCGCCAAACAAAACGCACATACCGGGTATTGGTGATATAGAACATGTTGAGCGAAAGGTTGCTCGACCACCCAAAGCTGTGGATGAAGTGCTTTTTCAACAGGTTTGTAATGGTTGTGGGGAGTGTGCCACAGCGTGTCCAGAGCAGGTGATTGTGCTTGAACATGACCTTGCACAATTGAATTTTGATTACGGCTATTGCAGTCAGTGTGGTAATTGTTCTTCGGTGTGTCCAACGGGGGCATTGCATGGCATTCAAACTGATGTGCAAATGCGTCCGATGTTTCGTACCAGTTGTCAGAACGCTATCGTGGGGGACTGTCAACTATGCCAACAACTTTGTCCAACCCGCGCCGTCACGATAGAGAATTTTGAACTACCAACGTTTGATAGCTCAAAGTGTGACGGTTGTGGTCGCTGCGGTCAGGGTTGCCCGTTTAGTGCTATTGAGATGCAGTTCGCTGCTAACACTCCTATCTAG
- a CDS encoding GGDEF domain-containing protein, translating to MSKDEFVKATENLKKAVPLMMKNKVATTPANYALWYTYVDHVNPQLNSEMDSILESYGECPPSQAKSIYQKHIALKSETDINELKASVELLVGELDASMTDTINDTSEFSRSLDKSFSELERVEKESLSFDEVMTVVRSLVKDSREIRHSTSFLNNQLSTASDEISRLKEQLAQVQQDALFDCLSHLYNRRAFDADIHALCDSEQPMSLVLLDIDHFKGFNDEYGHLLGDTVIKAIAKRLSQASRDGINAYRYGGEEFALIIPNKSVRIARQFAESLRRSIEKISIKDRRTGKTVSNITASFGVSEFQPGDKPENIVERTDHLLYEAKQLGRNRVMPL from the coding sequence ATGAGCAAAGATGAATTTGTAAAGGCCACGGAAAACCTTAAAAAAGCCGTGCCATTGATGATGAAAAACAAGGTAGCCACCACACCAGCGAACTATGCACTCTGGTACACCTATGTTGATCATGTTAATCCTCAACTCAATTCCGAAATGGACTCCATACTGGAGAGCTATGGGGAGTGTCCTCCGAGTCAGGCTAAATCAATCTATCAGAAACACATTGCGTTAAAATCTGAAACTGACATTAACGAACTCAAAGCGAGTGTAGAACTTTTGGTGGGTGAGCTCGATGCATCGATGACTGACACCATCAATGATACCAGCGAGTTTTCTCGTTCACTGGATAAGTCATTTTCTGAACTAGAAAGAGTTGAGAAAGAGAGCCTTTCATTCGATGAAGTGATGACGGTAGTGCGCAGTTTGGTTAAAGACTCGCGAGAAATTCGTCATTCCACAAGTTTTTTAAATAATCAACTCTCCACGGCGAGTGACGAAATTAGCCGACTCAAAGAACAACTCGCACAGGTACAGCAAGATGCGCTCTTCGATTGCCTCTCACACCTGTATAACCGCCGCGCCTTTGATGCCGATATTCATGCACTGTGTGATAGTGAACAGCCAATGTCTCTTGTCCTGCTCGATATCGACCACTTTAAGGGGTTCAATGACGAATATGGGCACTTATTAGGTGATACCGTTATCAAAGCGATTGCTAAGCGTCTTAGCCAAGCGAGCCGCGACGGGATCAACGCTTATCGCTATGGTGGTGAAGAGTTTGCGCTGATCATTCCAAATAAATCTGTTCGTATCGCTCGTCAGTTTGCTGAAAGCTTGCGCCGCTCCATCGAGAAGATCAGCATCAAGGATCGCAGAACAGGTAAAACCGTCAGTAACATCACCGCCTCTTTCGGGGTCAGTGAATTTCAGCCCGGGGATAAACCTGAAAACATCGTTGAGCGCACCGATCACCTGCTGTATGAAGCTAAGCAGCTTGGTCGAAATCGCGTCATGCCGCTGTAG
- a CDS encoding sulfite exporter TauE/SafE family protein yields the protein MFDDWFTTSALIAFGLIFLGAFVQTAIGFGLAIVAAPLLFQIDPTYVPGPICFVALCLSVVNAMKNRANIEIGGLKMALIGRVPGSLAGAWLLVVVSGEQLSLLLGVIVLLAVVISLLPFRIEPTPTRMGIAGFFSGFFGTSSAIGGPPMALLLQHQDAGKLRGNLSAFFVFSSMISLMILIPTGYFGWYHLYMTLPLLPAAWLGYIIANKTTQSLPKEKIRIGALVLCAVSGLTAILQAL from the coding sequence ATGTTTGACGATTGGTTTACCACCAGCGCGCTGATTGCATTCGGCCTTATATTTCTCGGTGCTTTTGTGCAAACCGCGATCGGCTTCGGCCTTGCGATTGTCGCAGCACCACTATTGTTTCAAATAGACCCGACCTATGTACCCGGCCCAATTTGTTTTGTCGCGTTATGTTTATCGGTAGTCAATGCGATGAAGAACCGAGCCAATATTGAAATTGGCGGGCTTAAAATGGCATTGATAGGACGAGTGCCTGGCTCGCTCGCGGGTGCATGGCTACTCGTGGTTGTGTCAGGCGAGCAACTCTCTCTATTGCTTGGGGTTATTGTATTGCTTGCGGTGGTCATCAGTTTACTGCCATTTCGTATCGAACCCACGCCAACACGTATGGGCATAGCTGGATTCTTTTCTGGTTTCTTTGGTACCAGTTCCGCTATTGGCGGACCACCAATGGCTTTACTATTGCAGCATCAGGATGCCGGTAAGTTACGAGGTAACTTGTCAGCCTTTTTTGTGTTTAGCTCAATGATATCTCTCATGATCTTAATCCCTACTGGGTATTTTGGTTGGTATCACCTCTATATGACATTGCCACTGCTACCCGCAGCTTGGCTCGGTTATATAATCGCAAATAAAACCACGCAGTCACTTCCCAAAGAGAAGATTCGTATTGGCGCACTTGTATTGTGTGCCGTGAGTGGACTGACAGCGATTTTGCAAGCTCTCTAA
- a CDS encoding alpha/beta fold hydrolase encodes MNVVILHGLYMHGIVMQPLATNLEKHGYKTRLITYNSVAIDTQRIFRRIDRALDENGPNVLVGHSLGGLMIQRYLDDRQHGTDRVSHVVTIGSPLQGASIVSVIEEMGMGVFLGNSPQHGLATQDNRWNLPQPLGSIAGNFDVGARRLLLGEMEASDGTVTVEETRIEGMTDHIITHFSHTALIYSQVVPNQIDHFIQKNQFQHAS; translated from the coding sequence GTGAACGTTGTTATTCTTCACGGTTTGTATATGCATGGCATCGTTATGCAGCCTTTAGCGACCAACTTAGAAAAGCATGGCTATAAAACACGGCTAATTACTTATAACTCGGTCGCAATAGATACTCAGCGCATTTTTAGGCGGATTGATAGAGCCCTTGACGAAAACGGACCAAATGTGTTGGTCGGCCATAGCCTCGGTGGGCTTATGATTCAGCGTTATCTGGACGACAGACAACATGGAACTGACAGAGTTTCTCACGTTGTAACGATAGGCTCTCCATTGCAAGGCGCATCCATTGTCTCGGTGATAGAAGAGATGGGGATGGGGGTATTTCTTGGCAACTCCCCACAACATGGGTTAGCAACCCAAGATAACCGGTGGAACCTCCCACAGCCGCTAGGCAGTATTGCAGGTAATTTCGATGTCGGCGCGCGACGTCTATTATTGGGAGAGATGGAAGCCTCTGACGGCACTGTCACCGTTGAAGAGACTCGTATAGAAGGAATGACTGACCACATCATTACACATTTCAGCCATACAGCGCTGATATACAGTCAGGTCGTCCCTAACCAGATCGATCATTTTATCCAAAAAAACCAGTTTCAGCACGCCAGCTAA
- a CDS encoding DmsA/YnfE/YnfF family dimethyl sulfoxide reductase: MKKSLKQLLSPSLTRRGFIKTSSALGGVAAATSAISLPFKSAQANSESKPTEEKVVWSACTVNCGSRCPLRMHVADGEIKWVDADNTGKDDYAAKDVQVRACLRGRSMRRRVYNPDRLKYPMKRVGKRGEGKFKRISWDEAYSEIAASIESIKKEYGNEAIYLNYGTGTLGGTVTKSWPPGSSLIARLMNLTGGYLNHYGDYSTAQIAKGLSYTYGGWANGNSFSDTENSKLIVQFGNNPAETRMSGGGLIHHLIESKEKSNAKMIMIDPRYNDTAAGREDQWVPIKPGTDAALIAAMAHVMIKEDLVDQPFLDKYCVGYDEKTLPASAPKNSDYKSYILGLGEDGVEKTPAWAAPITGIPQDIIIKLAREIGSTKPCAIYQGWGLQRTQNGEIASRAIAMLALLTGNLGIHGGGSGARESDYNIPFVRFPTLQNPIKTSISMFLWTDAIVRGPEMTATRDGVRGKDKLDVPIKFIWNYAGNCLINQHSDINKTHEILQDDNACEMIVVIDNHMTSSAKYADIILPDLTTSEQADFCMDAKAANMPYFIFADKAIEPQFEARGIYQICSDLAERLGVAEAFTEGRDQEGWLRHLYAETLKLDPTLPDFETVRKQGIVKRSDPNGHYVAYKEFREDPQANPLNTPSGKVEIYSEALANIAAEWELPEGDVIHPLPIYVSTSEGWDSPKRGQYPLQLTGFHFKARCHSTYGNVDVLKQAAQQEMWINPIDAERRGIKNGDRIRIFNDRGEVRINAKVTPRMMPGVVALGEGAWYAPDGNKVDHNGSINVLTSQNPSPLAKGNPQHTNLVEVQLATKA, translated from the coding sequence ATGAAAAAATCACTGAAGCAATTACTGAGTCCGTCGTTAACCCGACGCGGATTCATCAAAACGTCTTCGGCTCTGGGTGGTGTTGCAGCAGCAACAAGTGCCATCTCCCTGCCTTTTAAATCTGCACAAGCCAACAGCGAATCTAAACCTACTGAAGAAAAGGTGGTTTGGAGTGCGTGTACTGTTAACTGCGGTAGTCGTTGTCCACTGCGTATGCATGTCGCTGATGGCGAAATCAAATGGGTAGATGCCGATAATACGGGTAAAGATGACTACGCAGCCAAAGATGTGCAGGTTCGCGCATGTTTGCGTGGTCGCTCTATGCGCCGCCGCGTTTATAACCCTGATCGTCTCAAATACCCAATGAAGCGAGTAGGCAAGCGAGGCGAAGGTAAGTTTAAACGCATCTCTTGGGATGAAGCCTACAGTGAGATTGCAGCAAGCATCGAGTCAATCAAAAAAGAGTACGGCAACGAGGCGATTTACCTGAACTATGGTACCGGCACATTGGGTGGCACGGTAACAAAATCTTGGCCTCCTGGTTCATCATTGATTGCTCGTTTAATGAACCTAACAGGCGGTTACCTAAACCACTATGGTGACTACTCGACAGCACAAATCGCGAAAGGTTTGAGCTACACCTATGGCGGTTGGGCGAATGGTAACTCGTTCTCTGATACTGAAAACAGTAAGCTGATTGTTCAGTTTGGTAATAATCCTGCTGAAACACGTATGTCTGGCGGTGGTTTGATTCACCACCTTATCGAGAGTAAAGAGAAGTCCAACGCAAAAATGATCATGATCGACCCGCGCTATAACGATACAGCGGCAGGGCGTGAGGATCAGTGGGTACCGATTAAACCAGGTACGGATGCTGCACTTATTGCGGCGATGGCGCACGTGATGATCAAAGAAGATCTCGTTGACCAGCCATTCTTAGACAAATACTGTGTCGGTTACGATGAAAAAACGTTACCAGCATCAGCACCTAAGAACAGCGACTATAAGTCATACATCCTAGGCCTTGGCGAAGACGGTGTTGAAAAAACACCGGCGTGGGCAGCACCTATTACTGGTATTCCACAAGACATCATCATCAAATTGGCGCGTGAAATCGGTTCAACTAAGCCTTGTGCGATCTATCAAGGTTGGGGCTTACAGCGTACCCAAAATGGCGAAATTGCGTCTCGCGCAATTGCTATGTTAGCTCTGCTTACGGGTAACTTGGGTATTCATGGCGGTGGTTCGGGCGCTCGTGAGTCGGATTACAATATCCCATTTGTTCGTTTCCCAACACTACAAAACCCAATCAAAACCTCCATCTCGATGTTCCTATGGACAGATGCCATCGTGCGTGGTCCTGAAATGACGGCAACACGTGATGGTGTCCGTGGTAAAGATAAGTTGGATGTGCCAATTAAGTTCATTTGGAACTACGCGGGCAACTGTCTGATCAATCAACACTCAGACATCAACAAAACACATGAGATCCTTCAAGACGACAACGCGTGTGAGATGATTGTGGTTATTGATAACCATATGACGTCATCGGCTAAATATGCGGATATTATCCTTCCAGACTTAACGACTTCTGAGCAGGCGGATTTCTGTATGGATGCAAAAGCGGCAAACATGCCGTATTTCATCTTTGCAGATAAAGCGATAGAACCTCAATTTGAGGCGCGTGGCATTTACCAAATTTGCTCTGATTTAGCTGAACGTTTAGGTGTAGCAGAGGCGTTTACTGAAGGTCGTGACCAAGAAGGGTGGCTTCGTCATCTTTATGCTGAAACCTTGAAACTTGATCCAACACTTCCGGACTTTGAGACTGTGCGTAAGCAGGGCATTGTGAAGCGTAGCGATCCAAATGGTCACTATGTGGCTTACAAAGAGTTCCGTGAAGACCCTCAGGCCAATCCGCTCAATACACCTTCAGGTAAAGTCGAGATCTATTCTGAGGCACTGGCAAACATTGCAGCAGAGTGGGAGCTTCCAGAAGGCGACGTTATTCACCCATTACCGATCTACGTTAGCACTAGTGAAGGTTGGGATTCTCCGAAGCGTGGTCAATATCCACTGCAGTTGACGGGATTCCACTTCAAAGCGCGTTGCCACTCTACTTACGGCAATGTGGACGTACTAAAACAAGCAGCGCAACAAGAGATGTGGATTAACCCTATCGATGCTGAGCGTCGTGGGATTAAAAACGGCGATCGTATTCGTATCTTTAATGACCGAGGCGAAGTCCGCATCAACGCCAAAGTAACACCGCGTATGATGCCAGGTGTAGTAGCGTTGGGTGAGGGGGCATGGTATGCACCAGACGGCAATAAGGTCGATCATAACGGTTCTATTAACGTTCTGACTTCTCAAAATCCAAGCCCACTGGCTAAAGGCAATCCGCAACATACAAACCTAGTTGAAGTTCAGCTAGCAACAAAGGCGTAA
- a CDS encoding molecular chaperone TorD family protein, translating into MTEKFEVDLDSLQTMAKVLGSLFYFPLTDANNQSLIRAMAVDAQEQESAFSDWCKTVNSELKDTLNQDFFLLFEGGEIMVAPPWGSVYLDREEVIFGDSTVAYRQFLREHGIELDTGMREPEDQFGLMLFAVSQFLEQQTDITIVKSLFADHLFPWCYRYLELVQEHALSNSYKQLAGLAQQWCEAVQELLVIEPKALKLYR; encoded by the coding sequence ATGACAGAAAAATTCGAAGTTGACTTAGATAGCTTACAAACCATGGCCAAAGTGCTGGGTTCTTTGTTCTATTTTCCTCTTACAGATGCCAATAATCAGTCTTTGATTCGTGCGATGGCAGTGGATGCACAAGAGCAAGAGAGTGCGTTCTCTGATTGGTGTAAAACCGTCAACAGTGAGTTGAAGGACACCCTAAATCAAGACTTTTTCTTGTTGTTTGAGGGGGGTGAGATCATGGTCGCACCGCCGTGGGGTTCAGTATATCTTGACCGAGAAGAGGTGATTTTCGGCGATAGTACCGTAGCGTACCGTCAGTTTTTACGTGAGCATGGCATTGAGTTAGATACCGGTATGCGTGAGCCAGAAGATCAGTTTGGTTTGATGTTGTTTGCTGTAAGCCAATTTCTAGAGCAACAAACTGATATTACTATCGTTAAATCCCTATTTGCGGATCACTTATTTCCTTGGTGTTACCGTTATCTTGAGTTAGTTCAAGAGCACGCGTTATCAAACAGCTATAAACAGTTAGCTGGCCTGGCACAGCAGTGGTGTGAAGCCGTTCAGGAATTACTGGTTATCGAACCTAAAGCGTTAAAGCTCTACCGCTAA
- the ltaE gene encoding low-specificity L-threonine aldolase produces the protein MDFRSDTVTRPTQLMRDAMASAPVGDDVYGDDPTVNDLESYAAHRHGFEAALFTTSGTQANLLALMAHCERGDEYLCGQQAHNYKYEAGGAAVLGSIQPQPIENNPDGTLCFEKLKAAIKPDDFHFARTKLLSLENTINGKVLPLDYLAQAREFCDHHKLSLHLDGARVYNASAALNVDINEISQHFDSMTICLSKGLCAPIGSLLLGSEALISKARRIRKMLGGGMRQAGILAAAGKLALTQQTKRLAEDHSNAQYLAHQLDNIDGFNVNVDFVQTNIVFAKVDECIDIDLLTKSLEAKGILVSASNPIRFVTHQDVNRNKIDVLLSELKALTL, from the coding sequence ATCGACTTTCGTTCCGATACGGTAACGCGTCCCACACAACTAATGCGAGACGCCATGGCGTCAGCACCTGTTGGCGATGATGTTTATGGCGACGACCCAACCGTTAATGACCTAGAGTCTTATGCCGCGCACCGACACGGATTTGAAGCTGCGCTTTTTACCACATCAGGCACACAAGCCAACTTACTGGCGCTAATGGCGCACTGTGAACGTGGTGATGAATATCTTTGTGGTCAGCAAGCTCATAACTACAAATACGAGGCCGGCGGTGCCGCAGTATTAGGGTCTATTCAACCACAGCCCATTGAGAACAATCCTGACGGTACTTTGTGTTTCGAAAAATTGAAAGCCGCCATCAAGCCAGACGATTTCCATTTTGCGCGCACTAAGCTCTTGAGTTTAGAAAATACTATTAATGGTAAAGTACTCCCTCTCGATTACTTAGCCCAAGCACGTGAGTTCTGTGACCACCACAAGCTATCGCTTCATTTAGATGGCGCACGCGTCTACAACGCATCTGCAGCGCTAAACGTCGACATCAACGAAATTTCACAGCACTTTGATTCGATGACCATTTGTCTATCTAAAGGCCTATGTGCACCGATCGGCTCGCTACTATTGGGTAGCGAAGCGTTAATTAGCAAAGCGCGTCGAATTCGTAAAATGCTTGGAGGAGGTATGCGTCAAGCGGGTATCCTTGCCGCGGCCGGAAAACTTGCCCTTACCCAACAAACCAAACGCCTTGCAGAAGACCACAGCAATGCTCAATATTTAGCGCATCAGCTAGATAACATTGATGGATTTAACGTAAATGTAGACTTCGTACAAACCAATATTGTCTTCGCCAAAGTAGACGAATGCATTGATATTGACCTATTAACAAAGTCACTCGAAGCAAAAGGGATTCTTGTGTCAGCAAGTAACCCGATTCGCTTTGTTACTCATCAAGACGTCAATCGAAATAAAATTGATGTGTTATTGAGTGAGTTAAAAGCTCTGACTTTATAA